A window from Pseudomonas sp. Tri1 encodes these proteins:
- a CDS encoding HAD-IA family hydrolase yields the protein MTIELITFDLDDTLWDTAPVIASAEAVLRQWLTDNAPNLGGVPVEHLFSIREQVLREEPGLKHRISALRRRVLFRALQEAGYDQWQASELADQAFETFLHARHQLEIFPEVQPTLEILANHFALGVVTNGNADVRRLGLADYFKFALCAEDIGIAKPDARLFHEALQRGGATAQTAVHIGDHPGDDIAGAQQAGLRAVWFNPAGKAWDADHAPDAEIRSLTELPGLLAGWHSQP from the coding sequence ATGACCATCGAGCTCATCACCTTCGACCTCGACGACACCCTGTGGGACACCGCCCCGGTGATCGCCAGCGCCGAAGCCGTATTACGCCAGTGGTTGACCGACAACGCACCGAACCTGGGCGGCGTGCCGGTGGAGCACCTGTTCTCTATTCGCGAGCAAGTGCTGCGCGAAGAGCCTGGCCTGAAGCACCGCATCAGTGCGTTGCGCCGGCGGGTGCTGTTCCGGGCATTGCAGGAAGCCGGCTATGACCAGTGGCAAGCCTCGGAGCTGGCGGACCAGGCATTCGAAACGTTCCTGCACGCCCGCCATCAACTGGAGATCTTTCCCGAGGTACAGCCCACCCTGGAAATCCTGGCCAACCATTTCGCCCTCGGCGTGGTCACCAATGGCAACGCCGATGTGCGCCGCCTGGGGTTGGCGGATTATTTCAAGTTCGCCCTGTGCGCCGAAGACATCGGCATCGCCAAACCTGACGCCCGGCTGTTTCACGAAGCCTTGCAGCGCGGCGGCGCCACGGCGCAAACCGCCGTGCACATTGGCGATCATCCGGGCGATGACATCGCCGGCGCCCAACAGGCCGGCCTGCGCGCGGTGTGGTTCAACCCGGCAGGCAAGGCCTGGGACGCCGACCATGCGCCGGACGCAGAGATTCGCAGCCTGACGGAGCTCCCAGGATTGCTGGCGGGATGGCACAGCCAGCCCTGA
- the sutA gene encoding transcriptional regulator SutA, with protein sequence MSDDDLENDDLEVGDEDEAEEGLEAAAEDVADDEADVPVPTAKGKAKAAVSVDELPSVEAKNKERDALAKAMEEFLARGGKVQEVEANVVADPPKKPDNKYGSRPI encoded by the coding sequence ATGAGCGACGATGATCTGGAAAACGACGACCTCGAAGTAGGTGACGAAGACGAGGCTGAAGAAGGCCTGGAAGCGGCGGCTGAAGACGTTGCCGATGATGAGGCCGATGTACCGGTCCCCACCGCCAAAGGCAAGGCCAAGGCGGCGGTATCGGTCGACGAGTTGCCGAGCGTAGAGGCCAAGAACAAGGAGCGTGATGCGCTCGCCAAGGCCATGGAGGAATTCCTGGCCAGGGGTGGAAAGGTGCAGGAAGTGGAGGCCAACGTGGTCGCTGATCCGCCCAAGAAGCCTGACAACAAGTACGGCAGTCGCCCTATCTGA
- a CDS encoding secondary thiamine-phosphate synthase enzyme YjbQ yields the protein MWQQTLITLRARPRGFHLVTDELLAGLPELQVCRVGLLHLWLQHTSASLTINENADPAVRRDFERFFNRLIPQGTVDYEHNDEGLDDLPAHFKASVLGCQLSLPVTAGRLALGTWQGVYLGEHRDHGGARKVLATLYGEGA from the coding sequence ATGTGGCAACAGACGCTGATAACCCTGCGGGCAAGGCCCCGGGGCTTTCATCTGGTGACGGACGAGTTACTCGCCGGCCTGCCTGAACTCCAGGTATGTCGTGTCGGTCTGTTGCATCTGTGGCTGCAGCATACCTCGGCCTCGTTGACCATCAACGAGAACGCCGATCCGGCGGTACGTCGAGACTTCGAACGATTTTTCAATCGGCTGATCCCACAAGGAACCGTCGATTATGAGCACAACGACGAAGGCCTGGACGACCTCCCGGCGCACTTCAAGGCCAGCGTGCTTGGTTGCCAGCTCAGCCTGCCGGTCACGGCAGGACGGCTGGCCCTGGGGACCTGGCAAGGTGTCTATCTGGGCGAGCACCGTGATCATGGCGGTGCTCGTAAAGTCCTCGCCACCTTGTACGGTGAAGGGGCATAA
- a CDS encoding ammonium transporter: MTLRKFAGLGALLSFAMPGLAMAEEAAAPVLNSGDTAWMLTATILVLFMTIPGLALFYGGMVRSKNLLSVMMQCFAITGLISILWVIYGYSIAFDTTGMEQGVVNFNSFVGGLGKAFLAGVTPSSLTGPAALFPEAVFITFQMTFAIITPALIVGAFAERMKFSAMLVFMGVWFTLVYAPIAHMVWSGNGGLLWDWGVLDFAGGTVVHINAGIAGLVACLVLGKRKGFPTTPMAPHNLGYTLMGAAMLWVGWFGFNAGSAVAANGTAGMAMLVTQIATAAAALGWMFAEWITHGKPSALGIASGVVAGLVAITPAAGTVGPMGALVIGLAAGVVCFFCATTLKRKLGYDDSLDAFGVHGIGGILGAILTGVFAAPALGGFGTVTDIGAQVWIQFKGVGFTVVYTAIVTFIILKVLDAVMGLRVSEEEEAVGLDLAQHNERGYNL, translated from the coding sequence ATGACTCTGCGTAAATTCGCAGGGCTAGGAGCCCTGTTGTCCTTCGCAATGCCTGGCCTGGCCATGGCAGAAGAAGCGGCAGCCCCAGTCCTGAACTCCGGCGACACCGCCTGGATGCTGACTGCTACGATTCTTGTGCTGTTCATGACCATTCCCGGCCTGGCGCTGTTCTATGGCGGCATGGTTCGCTCGAAAAACCTTCTTTCCGTGATGATGCAGTGCTTCGCCATTACCGGTCTGATCAGCATCCTGTGGGTCATTTATGGCTACAGCATCGCGTTCGACACCACGGGTATGGAGCAGGGCGTCGTCAACTTCAACTCCTTTGTCGGCGGCCTGGGCAAAGCGTTCCTGGCGGGCGTCACCCCGTCCAGCCTGACCGGCCCGGCAGCGCTGTTCCCTGAAGCCGTGTTCATCACGTTCCAGATGACCTTCGCCATCATCACTCCGGCGCTGATCGTCGGTGCGTTTGCCGAGCGGATGAAGTTCTCCGCCATGCTGGTCTTCATGGGCGTGTGGTTCACCCTGGTGTATGCACCGATTGCGCACATGGTCTGGTCCGGTAACGGCGGCCTGCTGTGGGACTGGGGCGTGCTGGACTTTGCCGGCGGCACCGTGGTGCACATCAACGCCGGTATCGCTGGCCTGGTGGCGTGCCTGGTGCTGGGCAAGCGCAAAGGCTTCCCGACCACGCCGATGGCCCCGCATAACCTGGGCTACACCCTGATGGGCGCCGCCATGCTGTGGGTCGGCTGGTTCGGCTTCAACGCCGGTTCTGCCGTCGCCGCCAACGGCACCGCCGGCATGGCGATGCTGGTTACCCAGATTGCCACCGCTGCGGCGGCGCTGGGCTGGATGTTTGCCGAGTGGATCACTCACGGCAAGCCAAGCGCACTGGGCATCGCCTCGGGCGTGGTAGCGGGTCTGGTTGCGATCACTCCGGCAGCCGGCACCGTGGGCCCGATGGGCGCCCTGGTCATCGGCCTGGCGGCGGGCGTGGTGTGCTTCTTCTGCGCCACCACCCTCAAGCGCAAACTTGGCTATGACGATTCCCTGGATGCCTTCGGCGTGCATGGCATTGGCGGTATCCTCGGCGCGATCCTGACCGGTGTATTCGCTGCGCCGGCCCTGGGTGGCTTCGGCACCGTGACCGATATCGGTGCGCAAGTGTGGATTCAATTCAAGGGCGTGGGGTTCACGGTGGTCTACACCGCGATCGTCACCTTCATCATCCTCAAGGTGCTGGACGCCGTCATGGGTCTGCGTGTTTCCGAGGAAGAAGAAGCCGTGGGCCTGGACCTGGCCCAGCACAACGAGCGTGGCTACAACCTGTAA
- the glnK gene encoding P-II family nitrogen regulator, which produces MKLVTAIIKPFKLDDVRESLSEIGVQGITVTEVKGFGRQKGHTELYRGAEYVVDFLPKVKIDVAIDDKDLDRVIEAITKAANTGKIGDGKIFVVNLEQAIRIRTGETDTDAI; this is translated from the coding sequence ATGAAGCTAGTCACTGCCATCATCAAGCCGTTCAAGTTGGACGACGTGCGCGAGTCGTTGTCCGAGATCGGCGTGCAGGGCATTACCGTTACTGAGGTCAAAGGCTTCGGTCGGCAGAAGGGTCACACCGAGCTGTATCGCGGCGCGGAATACGTGGTCGACTTCCTGCCCAAGGTGAAGATCGATGTCGCCATTGACGACAAGGATCTCGACCGGGTGATCGAGGCGATCACCAAGGCCGCCAACACCGGCAAGATTGGTGACGGAAAGATCTTTGTGGTCAATCTGGAACAGGCTATTCGCATCCGTACCGGCGAAACCGATACCGACGCTATCTAA
- a CDS encoding accessory factor UbiK family protein yields the protein MLAPKDLLDALSGHASRLLSGDTPLPKSEIESQFKALLQSGFSKLDLVSREEFDSQMVVLARTRARLESLEAKVAELEARLVPAQE from the coding sequence ATGCTTGCGCCCAAAGACCTCCTCGACGCCCTGAGCGGCCACGCCTCCCGCCTATTGAGCGGCGACACCCCGCTACCCAAAAGCGAAATCGAAAGCCAGTTCAAGGCCCTGCTGCAAAGTGGGTTCAGCAAACTGGACTTGGTGAGCCGGGAAGAATTCGACAGCCAGATGGTCGTGCTGGCCCGAACCCGGGCACGGCTTGAAAGCCTGGAGGCCAAGGTCGCGGAGCTGGAAGCGCGATTGGTTCCAGCACAGGAGTAA
- a CDS encoding methyl-accepting chemotaxis protein codes for MNWLNDAKLSTKLITSFFLCALITLAVGMLGVSGVSALSTRLQGVFNNNLVSVANTSQTKTKAVGQTRDMYRLYVATAGNAPQSLKDEFLASMKANQLASEQAFAAYRKGNLAEDERLAGDQMARDWPVYQAMVQQYVAMMAAGDLENGRTLLLGDLQKTYRKVMDQLTIMIDSNDRQIGEDAKAATLQETTAKTVLYSGIVVAFIAALLLGVFISRLISRPIAAAVDCAQRIAQGDLTQHISSRSRDEAGQLLKALGDMQASLKTTIQQIASASDQLASAAEELTAVTDDGSRALTRQNDEIQQAATAVTEMTSAVEEVARNAVSTSQASQSTSSQASNGRDQARSAVQAINTATLEITSSTGLVRDLAVQVRDIGKVLDVIRGIAEQTNLLALNAAIEAARAGEQGRGFAVVADEVRALAARTQASTGEIESMIHAVQDRADSAVDAMGKSQALVTETQSLARATGEALEQIADGISQINDRNLVIATASEEQAHVAREVDRNLVNIQDLSTQTAAGANQTNASSQELSNLALSFNTLVGRFRL; via the coding sequence ATGAACTGGCTCAATGACGCAAAATTATCAACCAAACTGATCACCTCGTTTTTCCTCTGTGCGTTGATCACGCTCGCCGTGGGCATGCTTGGCGTCAGCGGTGTTTCCGCGCTGTCGACACGCCTGCAGGGGGTGTTCAACAACAACCTGGTCTCGGTCGCCAACACGTCGCAGACCAAGACCAAGGCGGTCGGCCAGACGCGCGACATGTACCGGCTGTATGTCGCTACCGCCGGCAACGCGCCGCAGAGCCTGAAGGATGAGTTTCTCGCCTCGATGAAAGCCAACCAGTTGGCCAGCGAACAGGCTTTTGCCGCTTACCGTAAAGGGAACCTGGCTGAAGACGAGCGCCTGGCCGGTGACCAGATGGCCCGCGATTGGCCGGTCTACCAGGCCATGGTGCAGCAGTATGTGGCGATGATGGCGGCTGGCGACCTGGAGAACGGTCGCACTCTGTTGCTGGGCGATCTGCAGAAGACCTATCGCAAGGTGATGGACCAGTTGACCATCATGATCGACTCCAATGACCGCCAGATCGGCGAAGACGCCAAGGCCGCGACGCTGCAGGAGACGACGGCCAAGACTGTGTTGTACAGCGGCATCGTCGTGGCCTTTATTGCCGCGCTGCTGTTGGGCGTGTTTATCAGCCGTCTGATCAGTCGACCGATCGCCGCGGCGGTCGATTGTGCCCAACGCATCGCCCAAGGCGACCTGACCCAGCACATCAGCAGCCGCAGTCGCGACGAGGCTGGCCAGTTGCTCAAGGCCCTGGGCGATATGCAGGCGAGCTTGAAGACCACCATCCAGCAGATCGCCAGCGCTTCGGACCAGTTGGCTTCCGCCGCCGAGGAGCTGACGGCCGTCACCGATGATGGCAGTCGTGCATTGACCCGGCAGAATGACGAAATCCAGCAGGCCGCCACGGCCGTGACCGAGATGACTTCGGCAGTTGAGGAAGTAGCCCGCAATGCGGTCTCCACTTCTCAGGCTTCGCAATCGACCAGTTCACAAGCCAGCAATGGGCGTGATCAGGCCCGTAGTGCGGTGCAGGCGATCAACACTGCAACCCTGGAAATCACCTCGTCCACCGGGCTGGTCAGGGATCTGGCGGTGCAAGTCCGTGATATCGGCAAGGTGCTGGATGTGATCCGTGGGATCGCTGAGCAAACCAACCTGTTGGCGCTCAACGCGGCCATCGAGGCCGCCCGCGCCGGGGAGCAGGGTCGCGGCTTCGCCGTGGTGGCCGACGAGGTTCGAGCCTTGGCGGCGCGCACCCAGGCGTCCACTGGTGAAATCGAGAGCATGATCCACGCAGTCCAGGATCGGGCTGACAGCGCGGTCGATGCCATGGGCAAGAGTCAGGCGCTGGTGACCGAGACCCAGAGCCTGGCCCGGGCCACTGGCGAGGCTCTGGAGCAGATCGCCGACGGCATTTCGCAGATCAATGACCGTAACCTGGTGATTGCCACGGCTTCGGAGGAGCAGGCCCATGTGGCACGGGAGGTCGATCGCAACCTGGTGAATATCCAGGATCTCTCGACCCAGACCGCAGCTGGGGCGAACCAGACCAATGCGTCGAGCCAGGAGCTGTCTAACCTGGCCCTGTCATTCAATACCCTGGTCGGCCGTTTCCGTCTCTGA